The following are encoded together in the Cololabis saira isolate AMF1-May2022 chromosome 5, fColSai1.1, whole genome shotgun sequence genome:
- the kcnj11 gene encoding ATP-sensitive inward rectifier potassium channel 11, protein MLSRKGLIPEDYLLTRLAEDVLLQPKFKASQGKARFVSKNGTCNVAHTNIREQGRFLQDVFTTLVDLKWLHTLIIFTMSFLCSWLLFGMVWWLVAFAHGDLDQRGDDFVPCVTDIHSFSSAFLFSIEVQVTIGFGGRMITEECASAIIILIVQNIVGLIINAIMLGCIFMKTAQAHRRAETLIFSKHAVISLRNKKLCFMVRIGDLRKSMIISATVRMQVVRRSTTDEGELVPLDQIDIHMDNPVGTNGIFLVSPLIISHVMDKDSPLYGLSPQDLQHDHVEVIVVLEGVVETTGITTQARTSYVSEEILWGQRFVPTVSEEDGMYAVDYSKFGNTVKVPTPCCSARQLDEAGGLRGFRMSEGGPLRASVRRRRGCSVGARRSRVEIL, encoded by the coding sequence ATGTTGTCCAGGAAAGGACTCATTCCGGAGGATTACCTGCTCACCCGGCTGGCCGAGGACGTCCTGCTGCAGCCCAAGTTCAAGGCCAGTCAGGGGAAGGCGCGCTTCGTCTCCAAGAACGGCACCTGCAACGTAGCGCACACCAACATCCGAGAGCAGGGTCGGTTCCTGCAGGACGTGTTCACCACGCTGGTGGATTTAAAATGGCTCCACACGCTCATCATCTTCACCATGTCTTTCCTGTGCAGCTGGCTCCTTTTCGGGATGGTGTGGTGGCTCGTCGCCTTTGCGCACGGCGACCTGGACCAGAGAGGGGACGACTTCGTCCCGTGCGTCACGGACATCCACTCCTTCTCGTCCGCGTTCCTCTTCTCCATAGAGGTGCAGGTGACCATCGGCTTCGGCGGCCGCATGATCACGGAGGAGTGCGCGTCCGCCATCATCATCCTGATCGTGCAGAACATCGTGGGGCTGATCATCAACGCCATCATGCTGGGCTGCATCTTCATGAAGACGGCGCAGGCGCACCGGCGCGCAGAGACGCTCATCTTCAGCAAGCACGCCGTCATCTCGCTGCGCAACAAGAAGCTGTGCTTCATGGTGCGCATCGGGGACCTGAGGAAGAGCATGATCATCAGCGCCACCGTGCGGATGCAGGTGGTGAGGAGGAGCACCACCGACGAGGGGGAGCTGGTGCCGCTGGACCAGATCGACATCCACATGGATAACCCGGTTGGCACCAACGGGATCTTCCTGGTGTCCCCCCTCATCATCTCCCACGTCATGGACAAGGACAGCCCCCTGTACGGGCTGTCCCCGCAAGACCTGCAGCACGACCACGTGGAGGTGATCGTGGTGCTGGAGGGCGTGGTGGAGACCACCGGCATCACCACGCAGGCGCGCACCTCCTACGTGTCGGAGGAGATCCTGTGGGGCCAACGCTTCGTGCCCACGGTGTCCGAGGAGGACGGCATGTACGCGGTGGACTACTCCAAGTTCGGCAACACCGTGAAGGTGCCCACGCCCTGCTGCAGCGCCCGGCAGCTGGACGAGGCCGGCGGCCTGCGGGGCTTCAGGATGAGCGAGGGCGGCCCCCTGCGGGCCTCCGTGAGGAGACGGAGGGGCTGCAGCGTGGGGGCCCGCAGGTCCAGGGTGGAGATCCTCTGA